From the genome of Candidatus Defluviilinea proxima:
GCCCAACGATGATAAAGTCGTTGTGCATGACAAGCGTACGATCCTTGCCCCAACCATCGGTCATGAATTGCTTTTCAGCAGACGGCGAATGGACCAACAACACATCGGCGTTGCCTTCCTGCCCCATCTGCATGGCTTGCCCTGAACCCACCGCCACAGTCTGGACCGTATAGCCTGTCTCTTTTTCAAAAAGCGGAATCAACACATCGAGCAATCCCGAGTCTTGTGTGGATGTTGTCGTTGCAAGGATCAATGTGGGGTTGGCGGGTACCGGCGGTGCAGGAACAGACGTATCAGTTGGAATGGCCGTTGGCGCTTCTGTTGGAGCTACAGTTGTAGGTGGTTCCGTTGGCACTGGTGTAGCGGCAGGTGCACAGGCACCAACAGTCAACATAAAAACGATCAACAAACTAAATAACAAAGACAAACGATTTCTCATTCTTTTCTCCTACAATGAAATTTGCTCTCCGCTGTGCGCAGTGTTATACCCCGTCAACACTGCAAGCGAGTTACGGAAGGTTGATGTCTGCAAATAATCAAGAACTGGTGTGAGAATACTTTCATTCACACGCGGCAAAACGAGATCATAGCGTTCTTCAAATAACGGAATAAACTCAAGACCATTCTGATGCGCGGCGGCTTGGAGACCAAGCGCTGCATCCGCTTTATTCGCAACGATCAAATCAGCCGCTTCGGTGTGTGTTTTCACTTCCTTATCATAGCCGTTGATATTTTCAGCTGGGATTTTGAGTCTGCGGATTTCAGCATCAAACCATAGACGAGTCCCTGACCCCGCATTACGGTTCACAAATCGAACATTCGGCTTGGCCACGTCCGAGATTCTTTTTATGCCCTTTGGGTTTCCTCCTGCCAACATCAACCCCTGTGTGCGATGCGCCAACGTGACAATTTCCACATCACGATCTGGGAACAAATGACGGACGAATGGCGTGTTGTACTCCCCCGTTACATCCAACAGATGTGAGCCGCTGATCTGGCAAAGTCCCTGACGGAGATTGACAAGTCCATCGAGCGAGCCGACAGGCATACTCAACAAAGTGACATGCTTCTCAAGATGTTCTGCGATGCCTTCCAACGCAAGGTCATGACTGCCTGAGAAAATGACGGCAGGCTTTTTTGTTTTAGGGAGAATAACTTCCTGTAAGAACAACGCATCTGCTTTGGCGCGATAGAATTTTTCAGTCACCTTGCCCGTCTGGCGAACCTCACTGACTTCGACCAACCCAGCGGATTCAAGCGTCAGAATATGATGACGTATCCACGCGGGAGACTGCTTCAAGGTCCGTGCGAGATGCGTGAGCGTGGCGGGAGAAGCCATCAACAGACGGAGAATGTCC
Proteins encoded in this window:
- a CDS encoding helix-turn-helix domain-containing protein encodes the protein MKKIESISSFDKIKLLADSRRMDILRLLMASPATLTHLARTLKQSPAWIRHHILTLESAGLVEVSEVRQTGKVTEKFYRAKADALFLQEVILPKTKKPAVIFSGSHDLALEGIAEHLEKHVTLLSMPVGSLDGLVNLRQGLCQISGSHLLDVTGEYNTPFVRHLFPDRDVEIVTLAHRTQGLMLAGGNPKGIKRISDVAKPNVRFVNRNAGSGTRLWFDAEIRRLKIPAENINGYDKEVKTHTEAADLIVANKADAALGLQAAAHQNGLEFIPLFEERYDLVLPRVNESILTPVLDYLQTSTFRNSLAVLTGYNTAHSGEQISL